The following proteins are encoded in a genomic region of Zea mays cultivar B73 chromosome 9, Zm-B73-REFERENCE-NAM-5.0, whole genome shotgun sequence:
- the LOC103638316 gene encoding aspartyl protease family protein At5g10770, translating to MASLPLLVCFILCTYNSLAHGGNEEEHVLVAVPTSRYSEPAATCSTSWLDEGSNTVSVPLVHRHGPCAPSTRSSDEPSLSERLRRSRARSKYIMSRASKSNVSIPTHLGGSVDSLEYVVTVGLGTPAVSQVLLIDTGSDLSWVQCAPCNSTTCYPQKDPLFDPSRSSTYAPIPCNTDACRDLTRDGYGSDCTSGSGGGAQCGYAITYGDGSQTTGVYSNETLTMAPGVTVKDFHFGCGHDQDGPNDKYDGLLGLGGAPESLVVQTSSVYGGAFSYCLPAANDQAGFLALGAPVNDASGFVFTPMVREQQTFYVVNMTGITVGGEPIDVPPSAFSGGMIIDSGTVVTELQHTAYAALQAAFRKAMAAYPLLPNGELDTCYNFTGHSNVTVPRVALTFSGGATVDLDVPDGILLDNCLAFQEAGPDNQPGILGNVNQRTLEVLYDVGHGRVGFGADAC from the exons ATGGCCTCACTGCCTCTGCTCGTGTGTTTCATCCTTTGCACCTACAACTCCCTCGCTCATGGAGGCAACGAGGAGGAGCACGTGCTTGTAGCGGTGCCAACCAGCAGGTACTCTGAGCCAGCAGCAACATGCTCCACGTC GTGGCTGGACGAGGGAAGCAACACTGTGTCCGTGCCACTGGTGCACCGCCACGGCCCGTGCGCGCCGTCGACGCGGAGCTCCGACGAGCCGTCCTTGAGCGAAAGACTCCGCCGAAGCCGTGCCCGCTCCAAGTACATCATGAGCAGAGCGTCCAAGTCCAACGTGAGCATCCCGACACACCTGGGCGGCTCCGTGGACTCGCTGGAGTACGTGGTCACCGTGGGCTTAGGCACGCCGGCCGTGTCGCAGGTCCTCCTCATCGACACAGGCAGCGACCTGTCGTGGGTGCAGTGCGCGCCCTGCAACTCAACCACGTGCTACCCGCAGAAGGACCCCCTGTTTGATCCGAGCAGGTCTTCCACGTACGCTCCCATCCCCTGCAACACCGACGCGTGCAGGGACCTCACCCGCGACGGCTACGGCAGCGACTGCACCagtggcagcggcggcggcgcccaATGTGGATACGCTATCACGTACGGAGACGGCTCGCAGACGACGGGCGTTTACAGCAACGAGACACTGACGATGGCGCCTGGGGTCACCGTCAAGGATTTCCACTTCGGGTGTGGCCACGACCAGGACGGTCCCAACGACAAGTACGACGGCCTCCTGGGTCTCGGAGGCGCACCGGAGTCGCTCGTCGTGCAGACATCCTCGGTCTACGGCGGCGCCTTCTCCTACTGTCTCCCCGCTGCAAACGACCAAGCGGGGTTCCTTGCCCTCGGCGCCCCGGTCAACGACGCATCCGGCTTCGTGTTCACGCCGATGGTCCGAGAACAGCAGACATTCTACGTGGTGAATATGACCGGCATCACCGTAGGTGGGGAGCCGATCGACGTCCCGCCGTCGGCGTTCTCTGGGGGCATGATCATAGACTCCGGCACGGTCGTCACCGAGCTCCAGCACACTGCGTACGCCGCGCTGCAGGCCGCGTTCCGGAAGGCCATGGCGGCGTACCCGCTGTTGCCGAACGGAGAACTGGACACCTGCTACAACTTCACCGGTCACAGCAACGTCACCGTGCCGAGGGTTGCACTCACGTTCAGCGGTGGCGCCACCGTCGACCTCGACGTCCCCGATGGCATTTTATTGGATAACTGTCTGGCTTTCCAGGAGGCAGGACCGGACAACCAACCTGGAATCCTTGGCAACGTGAATCAGCGCACACTGGAGGTGTTGTACGACGTCGGTCATGGTAGAGTCGGATTCGGGGCTGATGCGTGCTGA